The Methylomusa anaerophila genome has a segment encoding these proteins:
- a CDS encoding glycosyl hydrolase family 18 protein gives MPKYLFLAMAIILLLVTVKAEAALQKSSLAIYVDGRQIETNTVAYVDNHKVWVAAEAIGKFGRDKVNLDTAAGRILIDFSRPDFRLENEELTNLVRSGIRLNFPVRTIGGKPYINLHSLEPLFDISYHYYSVNNLPALTVGLQTTSLDVQLNKPRVSKAIPGKINLVWDYISDNSRNLAEEKHIEGLDVLSPTWFAIVDEDGLVANKADLKYVEEAHAKNYQVWALITNSFDKELTKEILANDKAKENIIKQMIFYSSLYNLDGINIDFENIYDDDKDSLSAFVQDLTKALKKQNVTVSLDVTVPSNTSDWSRCYDREKLGSIVDYVMVMTYDEHWRTSPVSGPVASLDWVEKGVAATLNYVPKEKLLLGIPFYTREWEETTEYSRIKVKARTLSMEQAEKRVKEMNAPMTWLDDKGLYYTEYSKDDKLYRIWLEEERSVSLKAGLVSKYGLAGAASWRKDFEMPQIWEILKTELKPQEPQVEKKSKS, from the coding sequence ATGCCTAAATATCTATTTCTTGCCATGGCTATTATCCTGCTTTTGGTTACAGTTAAAGCGGAGGCAGCGCTGCAGAAAAGTTCGTTAGCTATTTATGTAGACGGCCGGCAGATAGAGACAAATACAGTGGCCTACGTAGACAATCACAAGGTATGGGTCGCCGCCGAAGCAATCGGCAAATTTGGCCGGGATAAAGTAAACCTCGATACTGCAGCCGGCAGAATACTTATTGATTTTTCCCGGCCTGATTTTCGGCTGGAAAACGAAGAATTGACCAACTTAGTACGCTCGGGAATCCGGCTTAATTTTCCGGTAAGAACAATTGGCGGTAAACCCTATATTAATCTACATAGTCTGGAACCGTTATTTGACATCAGTTATCACTATTATTCGGTTAACAATTTACCCGCGTTGACGGTTGGCCTCCAAACAACTTCGCTGGATGTTCAGCTTAACAAACCAAGAGTATCTAAAGCCATTCCCGGTAAAATAAACTTAGTCTGGGATTATATTTCCGATAATTCCCGCAACCTTGCCGAGGAGAAACACATTGAAGGGCTGGATGTCCTGTCCCCTACCTGGTTTGCCATTGTGGATGAAGACGGATTGGTTGCCAACAAAGCTGATCTAAAGTACGTGGAGGAAGCTCATGCCAAGAATTATCAAGTTTGGGCGCTTATTACCAACAGCTTCGACAAGGAATTGACCAAGGAAATTCTGGCAAACGATAAGGCGAAAGAGAATATTATTAAGCAGATGATTTTCTACTCTAGTTTGTATAATTTGGACGGAATCAATATTGACTTTGAGAATATTTACGATGATGACAAAGATAGCTTATCGGCTTTTGTTCAGGATCTGACCAAGGCATTAAAGAAACAAAATGTAACCGTTTCTTTAGATGTAACTGTTCCTTCTAATACATCCGACTGGTCCCGCTGTTATGACCGGGAAAAACTGGGGAGTATTGTGGATTATGTTATGGTAATGACGTACGATGAGCACTGGCGGACAAGCCCGGTAAGCGGGCCGGTAGCTTCCTTGGACTGGGTGGAAAAAGGCGTCGCCGCCACATTAAACTATGTTCCCAAAGAAAAATTGCTGCTCGGCATCCCGTTTTACACCCGGGAGTGGGAAGAAACCACGGAATACAGCAGAATTAAGGTAAAAGCCAGGACTTTGTCAATGGAGCAGGCCGAAAAACGGGTGAAAGAGATGAACGCACCTATGACATGGCTGGATGATAAGGGCCTCTATTATACCGAGTACAGTAAAGACGACAAGTTGTACCGTATTTGGCTGGAAGAAGAAAGGTCCGTCAGTTTAAAAGCCGGTCTTGTAAGCAAGTACGGGCTTGCCGGGGCGGCTTCCTGGCGGAAAGACTTTGAAATGCCGCAAATATGGGAAATATTGAAAACAGAATTAAAGCCTCAGGAACCGCAAGTTGAAAAAAAATCAAAGTCTTAG
- a CDS encoding ECF transporter S component codes for MEKTAALRTGSKFGSRQIAIIGMLSAVSIILGLSGYGFIPLPTAKATIMHIPVIIGAILEGPAVGVMIGLIFGLFSIVQSLTAPNILSFAFINPLVSVLPRMLIGITAYYTYKYAWGKHEGFRIGLGAAIGSLTNTFGVLTMIYLLYAAEFAAARGIGFDAAAKVIYGIALVNGLPEAIIAVLISVPVVLAIRKRKRV; via the coding sequence ATGGAAAAAACGGCGGCATTAAGAACCGGCAGCAAGTTTGGCAGCAGGCAAATCGCTATCATCGGCATGCTGTCGGCAGTTTCTATCATTTTAGGGCTGTCCGGTTACGGATTCATTCCATTGCCCACTGCTAAGGCCACCATAATGCATATCCCGGTAATAATCGGCGCTATTCTGGAAGGTCCGGCTGTAGGGGTCATGATTGGCTTAATCTTTGGCCTGTTTAGCATTGTACAGAGCCTCACTGCCCCCAATATTTTATCTTTCGCCTTTATTAATCCGCTAGTGTCTGTACTGCCGCGCATGCTTATCGGTATCACTGCTTATTATACTTATAAGTATGCTTGGGGAAAGCATGAAGGTTTTCGCATCGGTCTGGGCGCAGCCATAGGATCATTAACCAACACATTTGGCGTTCTGACAATGATTTATCTTTTATATGCCGCTGAATTCGCCGCCGCCCGGGGGATTGGATTTGATGCAGCTGCCAAAGTAATCTACGGGATTGCATTAGTTAACGGTTTACCGGAGGCGATTATTGCGGTGCTGATAAGTGTTCCCGTTGTGCTGGCTATTAGGAAAAGGAAAAGGGTATAA
- a CDS encoding hemolysin family protein — MRGAHIHTLDTSDIGRRFFSWLATPVIHFFSGSLGAATRIIRSRPFDETPVTEKEIKSLIHQGTEAGTFEKAEQDMLQRVFRLSEIKANALMTPRTKMVWLDLEDTAAENLKIITESKHSRFPVAKGSLDNFVGVVYTKDLFAQSLEHRTIDLEKCVQTPLFIPKYAGALKILEMFKSAGAHDGIVLDEYGGVLGFITIYDIVTEIIGDLPFKDEQANPQMVKREDGSWLLDGLIAIDELKSIFCLDELPDEEEYNTLGGFITCYLGQIPATGEYFEWNGYKFEIVDMDHIRVDKVLITPLPANELNTEQ, encoded by the coding sequence ATGAGAGGAGCGCATATTCACACATTGGACACGAGTGACATAGGTAGACGCTTTTTTTCCTGGCTGGCTACCCCGGTTATTCATTTTTTTAGTGGCTCACTAGGTGCAGCCACACGAATCATACGGTCACGTCCTTTTGATGAAACCCCGGTAACGGAAAAAGAAATTAAAAGTTTAATTCACCAGGGTACGGAAGCCGGTACGTTTGAAAAGGCCGAACAGGATATGCTGCAGCGGGTATTTCGCCTCAGCGAGATCAAAGCCAATGCGCTGATGACACCCCGCACCAAAATGGTTTGGCTTGATTTGGAGGACACAGCGGCAGAGAATCTTAAAATCATTACCGAAAGCAAACATTCCCGCTTCCCTGTAGCCAAGGGCAGTCTTGATAACTTTGTTGGCGTTGTATACACAAAGGATCTTTTTGCTCAGAGTCTGGAACACAGAACCATTGATCTGGAAAAATGCGTGCAGACGCCGCTTTTCATACCCAAATACGCCGGCGCCTTAAAAATATTGGAGATGTTTAAAAGCGCCGGCGCTCACGACGGCATCGTCCTGGACGAGTATGGCGGGGTACTGGGATTCATCACAATATATGATATCGTTACAGAAATTATCGGCGATCTACCCTTTAAAGACGAGCAAGCCAATCCGCAGATGGTAAAGCGGGAAGATGGCTCCTGGCTGTTGGACGGACTTATCGCCATTGATGAATTGAAGAGCATCTTCTGTCTGGATGAGTTGCCTGATGAAGAAGAATATAATACATTAGGCGGTTTTATTACCTGCTATTTGGGGCAAATTCCCGCCACGGGAGAATACTTCGAATGGAACGGTTATAAATTCGAAATTGTTGATATGGACCATATTCGGGTGGATAAAGTACTGATTACACCCTTGCCGGCAAATGAATTAAACACTGAACAATAA
- a CDS encoding superoxide dismutase family protein: MGKQCNCNYWDCDYNCPCCNFVHTCGYFECDEAAVAIARVKGGPLAPDINGTVIFTSIAGGTEVFVKVNGLPPFEPAQCNQPQIGPHGFHIHQKGCCQVGDPANPFLAAGEHWNPTKQPHGNHAGDFPVLFSNNGYACMAFFTNKFRVEDVIGKSVIIHQGPDDYQTQPAGGAGKRLACGVIRHMF; the protein is encoded by the coding sequence ATGGGAAAGCAATGCAATTGCAATTATTGGGACTGTGACTATAATTGCCCCTGCTGCAATTTCGTCCATACCTGCGGCTATTTTGAATGCGACGAAGCTGCAGTGGCCATCGCCCGTGTAAAAGGGGGACCGTTGGCGCCGGATATCAATGGCACCGTCATCTTTACCTCCATAGCCGGCGGTACGGAAGTTTTTGTAAAAGTAAATGGACTTCCTCCCTTTGAGCCGGCTCAATGCAACCAGCCCCAAATCGGACCCCATGGTTTTCATATTCACCAAAAAGGCTGCTGCCAAGTGGGTGATCCGGCCAACCCGTTCCTGGCAGCGGGAGAACATTGGAATCCCACTAAACAGCCTCACGGCAACCACGCCGGCGACTTCCCGGTTCTCTTTTCTAACAACGGCTATGCCTGCATGGCATTTTTTACCAACAAATTCAGGGTGGAAGACGTAATCGGAAAATCTGTGATTATTCATCAAGGTCCCGACGACTATCAGACCCAGCCGGCAGGCGGAGCAGGGAAACGGCTGGCCTGCGGTGTAATTCGGCACATGTTTTAA
- a CDS encoding ArsR/SmtB family transcription factor, with the protein MREEECDVCEQLCEHPQNICLAKAEMLSDEQAQQLAEVFRILGDHTRVKILHALSRRELCVCDIAAVVQMGQSAVSHHLRLLRSLRLVKYRREGKMVWYSLDDDHVSLLLSQGIEHIEHR; encoded by the coding sequence ATGAGAGAAGAAGAATGCGATGTATGCGAACAGCTTTGTGAGCATCCACAGAACATTTGCCTGGCTAAGGCGGAGATGCTTTCAGACGAACAGGCTCAGCAACTGGCTGAAGTTTTCAGGATTCTGGGCGATCACACTAGGGTGAAAATTCTTCACGCCTTGTCGCGGCGGGAACTTTGCGTATGTGATATCGCTGCAGTGGTTCAAATGGGGCAGTCGGCGGTATCGCACCATCTCCGGCTGCTGCGCAGTTTGCGGCTGGTGAAATACCGCAGGGAGGGCAAGATGGTCTGGTACTCACTGGATGACGATCATGTCTCCCTGCTGCTTTCCCAGGGCATCGAACACATAGAGCATCGATAG
- a CDS encoding heavy metal translocating P-type ATPase, with protein sequence MAGAAETAVAADRTQRVSSTFDLDGLDCGDCAAKLEKGISGIKGVIDVKVNFTAAKMKVIYDGSLIQPGELVKAIGGFGYQATLVKATQAGEQAAYKAEPGDKAAYTPPAKATWWKTPRTLATAGSGVLIAVAMILQWTGMQEQVPTSLFALAAITGGYNVAKIGLYGLRSRTLDMNFLMTVAIAGAAVIGEWSEAAVVAFLFSFGNMLQAYTMDKTRQSIRALMELAPPTALVRRDGQEQTLPVENIVIGDTIIVKPGERIAMDGIVRRGASAVNQATITGESFPVDKQAGDSVYSGTVNGHGVLEIEVTKIAADSTLAKIMHLVEEAQAQKAPSQQFVDVFAKYYTPAVLLAAAGIMVLPWLAFAQPFAPWFYKGLVLLVISCPCALVISTPVSIVAAIGNASRRGVLIKGGAYLEQMGGTQAIAFDKTGTLTIGHPAVTDIVTANGMSETDLLTLAAAIERWSEHPLALAIVNKAKNLNLKQVTNFKALIGRGVQADIEEQTVYIGNRRLFAELGHSLTRFEPKLAELESQGKTVMLLGTKDTVYGMIAIADTLRDTSKGAVQSLREAGMQHIAMLTGDNKRVAGAIAEKLDLDAFYSELLPADKVSTVKSIARKYGNVVMVGDGVNDAPALAAANVGVAMGVAGSDTALETADIALMADDLGKLSYVIKLSRKTVAIIKQNISFSILIKGVFVAATFLGMVNLWLAVLADTGAAILVTLNGMRLMRRL encoded by the coding sequence ATGGCTGGAGCTGCGGAGACGGCAGTAGCCGCTGACAGGACGCAGCGTGTCAGCAGCACCTTTGACCTGGACGGATTGGATTGCGGCGACTGCGCTGCCAAGCTGGAAAAGGGCATCAGCGGCATCAAGGGCGTCATTGATGTCAAAGTGAATTTCACCGCCGCCAAAATGAAGGTAATTTATGACGGATCGTTAATACAGCCCGGAGAATTGGTGAAGGCGATTGGCGGCTTTGGCTATCAGGCGACACTTGTCAAGGCAACTCAGGCAGGTGAGCAAGCCGCTTATAAAGCTGAACCGGGCGATAAAGCGGCTTACACGCCACCGGCTAAGGCAACGTGGTGGAAAACTCCCCGAACCCTTGCGACTGCAGGGTCGGGCGTACTGATAGCAGTTGCCATGATTCTGCAATGGACCGGTATGCAGGAACAGGTACCGACGTCTTTGTTTGCCTTGGCAGCAATCACCGGCGGTTATAATGTGGCCAAAATCGGCCTTTACGGACTACGCTCGCGGACACTGGATATGAACTTTCTCATGACGGTAGCCATCGCCGGTGCGGCAGTCATCGGGGAATGGAGTGAAGCCGCTGTTGTTGCCTTCCTTTTCTCCTTCGGCAATATGCTTCAGGCCTATACTATGGATAAAACCCGTCAATCAATCCGGGCCTTGATGGAACTGGCTCCTCCCACAGCGCTGGTGCGGCGCGACGGTCAGGAGCAAACCCTGCCGGTAGAAAATATTGTCATAGGTGACACGATTATTGTTAAACCGGGTGAGCGCATCGCCATGGACGGTATTGTACGCCGCGGCGCCTCGGCAGTCAACCAGGCGACAATTACCGGTGAGTCCTTTCCCGTTGATAAACAGGCTGGCGATAGCGTCTACTCCGGTACGGTAAACGGGCACGGGGTGCTGGAAATCGAGGTAACTAAGATTGCCGCCGATTCGACACTTGCCAAAATCATGCACTTGGTGGAAGAAGCCCAGGCCCAAAAGGCCCCGTCCCAGCAGTTTGTTGATGTGTTTGCCAAATATTATACACCGGCCGTCTTGCTGGCTGCCGCCGGCATCATGGTCCTACCGTGGCTTGCCTTCGCTCAGCCCTTTGCGCCTTGGTTCTATAAGGGACTGGTGTTGCTTGTTATATCCTGCCCCTGTGCCCTGGTCATTTCCACGCCGGTTTCCATCGTTGCCGCCATCGGTAATGCGTCCAGGCGCGGGGTATTGATAAAAGGCGGGGCTTATCTTGAACAAATGGGCGGCACCCAGGCGATTGCCTTTGACAAGACCGGAACCTTAACCATAGGCCATCCCGCCGTTACTGATATTGTGACAGCTAACGGCATGAGCGAAACAGACTTATTAACGCTTGCGGCGGCTATCGAAAGATGGTCGGAGCATCCGCTGGCCCTGGCTATTGTGAACAAGGCAAAAAACCTTAACCTCAAGCAGGTGACAAACTTCAAGGCGCTGATAGGACGCGGCGTTCAGGCCGACATTGAAGAACAGACGGTATACATCGGCAATCGCCGGTTATTTGCCGAGCTGGGCCATAGTCTCACCCGGTTTGAGCCTAAACTGGCGGAACTTGAAAGCCAAGGCAAGACTGTTATGCTGCTGGGTACGAAAGATACGGTTTACGGCATGATCGCCATAGCCGACACATTGCGCGATACCAGTAAAGGCGCCGTTCAGTCGCTGCGGGAAGCAGGCATGCAACATATTGCCATGCTGACGGGAGATAACAAGCGTGTCGCCGGGGCTATCGCCGAGAAACTTGATCTTGACGCCTTTTATAGTGAGCTTTTGCCTGCAGATAAAGTTTCGACTGTGAAAAGCATCGCCCGTAAATATGGCAATGTCGTAATGGTCGGCGACGGCGTTAACGATGCGCCGGCTCTCGCGGCAGCCAATGTAGGCGTTGCCATGGGGGTAGCCGGCTCCGACACCGCGCTTGAGACGGCAGATATTGCGCTGATGGCCGACGATCTGGGCAAGTTATCCTATGTAATCAAGCTTAGCCGCAAGACGGTAGCAATCATCAAGCAAAATATCAGCTTTTCAATCCTTATCAAAGGGGTATTTGTAGCAGCCACATTCTTGGGGATGGTAAACCTTTGGCTGGCGGTCCTGGCCGATACGGGCGCCGCCATCCTGGTAACACTGAACGGCATGCGGCTGATGCGCCGGTTATAA
- a CDS encoding MotA/TolQ/ExbB proton channel family protein: MEFLSQGLSLFHKGGPVMYLLAVCSLAVVAITVERFLYFRSQSADTQDFLAKLEPLLERQRLSEAAQLCEQTPGIVGQVAAQGIQTYQRGGNMESALEGAATLAAARLREYLNYLSAVVTLSPLLGLLGTVIGMISSFSVLNVKSGQPMAITGGVGEALVATAAGLSVAVLAFMAHTYFTHRLDQLVTDVEQTGMKIINCLTAKKPLRRETHEIA; the protein is encoded by the coding sequence ATGGAGTTTTTGTCCCAAGGTTTAAGTTTATTTCATAAAGGCGGGCCGGTCATGTACCTCCTGGCGGTGTGCTCCCTGGCGGTAGTAGCCATTACGGTGGAGCGGTTTCTGTATTTCCGGAGTCAGTCTGCCGATACGCAGGATTTTCTTGCTAAACTGGAGCCATTGCTGGAACGGCAGCGTCTAAGCGAGGCGGCGCAATTGTGCGAGCAAACGCCAGGAATTGTCGGTCAGGTGGCGGCACAAGGAATACAAACCTATCAGCGGGGCGGTAATATGGAAAGTGCGTTGGAAGGTGCAGCCACGCTGGCGGCGGCCCGTTTGCGCGAATATTTGAATTATCTTAGTGCTGTCGTCACTTTGTCACCGTTGCTGGGATTGCTGGGGACGGTCATCGGTATGATCAGTTCCTTCAGCGTCCTTAATGTGAAGTCCGGTCAGCCCATGGCCATCACCGGCGGGGTCGGTGAAGCACTGGTGGCGACGGCTGCCGGTTTAAGCGTAGCCGTTCTGGCTTTTATGGCTCACACCTATTTTACCCACCGTCTAGACCAGTTGGTAACAGACGTGGAACAAACGGGCATGAAAATAATCAACTGTTTAACCGCAAAAAAGCCGCTGCGGAGGGAAACTCATGAAATTGCGTAG
- a CDS encoding ExbD/TolR family protein has product MKLRSLRIDGQPQLMIIPMIDIIFFLLVFFMMSTLYMVEQHTIPVNLPQASAVQQDKPRSINVTVLHDGRVMFDQEEIPLPLLQKRITAELVKQADNVFVLRADKQAEYGKVIAVLDELKLAGARRVAVATELKAR; this is encoded by the coding sequence ATGAAATTGCGTAGTCTGCGGATAGACGGCCAGCCGCAATTGATGATTATTCCCATGATTGATATTATATTTTTTCTGCTGGTTTTCTTCATGATGAGTACGTTATATATGGTGGAGCAACATACCATCCCCGTAAATTTGCCGCAGGCATCAGCCGTCCAGCAAGATAAGCCGCGCAGCATCAACGTCACCGTCCTGCATGATGGACGGGTTATGTTCGACCAGGAAGAAATTCCGCTGCCGTTGCTGCAAAAACGCATCACTGCGGAGTTGGTTAAACAAGCGGATAATGTGTTTGTATTGCGGGCCGATAAACAGGCTGAGTATGGCAAGGTTATTGCGGTACTGGATGAACTGAAGCTGGCAGGGGCGCGCCGGGTGGCAGTGGCTACCGAATTGAAGGCGAGGTAG
- a CDS encoding energy transducer TonB produces the protein MKHGFRWRRAVMISVIFHIFLLAGSGYMAARLVTIPAVIEQYIELDIANEPQIEEPRQNTVAADPQTLPASVAQPVPPASAIRQARPATPAPQAASVADTSPAAAETPAVTGDNEIHNAPAVPAGSGSSTAGNTGGGGNGGGVSPPSILAKVEPVYPKSARQAGIEGTVVVKVQILENGRPGSVAVARSSGYEMLDDAAIAAVREWRFVPAKDRDSGQAVVCYTTMPVSFHLN, from the coding sequence ATGAAACATGGATTCCGCTGGCGCCGGGCCGTAATGATCTCGGTTATTTTTCATATTTTCCTTTTGGCGGGTTCCGGCTATATGGCTGCCCGGTTGGTTACCATACCGGCAGTTATAGAACAATATATTGAATTGGATATAGCAAATGAACCTCAGATTGAAGAGCCCAGGCAGAATACGGTGGCAGCTGATCCTCAAACGCTGCCGGCCAGTGTAGCGCAGCCTGTCCCGCCTGCGTCTGCAATCCGGCAGGCCCGACCTGCAACTCCTGCGCCCCAGGCAGCGTCGGTAGCTGATACGTCCCCAGCGGCAGCCGAAACTCCGGCAGTGACCGGCGATAATGAAATACATAACGCGCCGGCAGTACCTGCCGGCAGCGGTAGCAGTACTGCCGGCAATACGGGCGGTGGCGGCAACGGCGGCGGGGTGAGTCCGCCTAGTATTTTAGCCAAAGTAGAGCCGGTTTACCCAAAATCAGCCCGCCAGGCCGGTATCGAAGGGACGGTAGTGGTTAAGGTGCAAATTCTGGAAAACGGCCGGCCGGGCAGTGTCGCGGTAGCCCGTTCGTCAGGATATGAAATGCTGGATGACGCGGCTATAGCCGCCGTACGGGAGTGGCGGTTTGTCCCGGCCAAAGACCGTGACAGCGGTCAGGCTGTAGTATGCTATACCACCATGCCGGTTTCCTTTCATTTAAATTGA
- the hutX gene encoding heme utilization cystosolic carrier protein HutX, translated as MRIKIAEVLRKYPGKVPSSIAAELGVSEMDVIRAMSFEDAQEVSAACFDEIMTAVADWGVVTLLVANEAAILEVKGHIPPGSHGFGYYNFKHGQSPIGGHIKASAIKSIFFVNRPYRGLESMSIQFFNSEGQGIFKIFLSRDQKRRIIPEQRQKYAELREVLLEQMDETMPISV; from the coding sequence ATGCGCATTAAAATCGCTGAGGTTTTGAGGAAATATCCTGGTAAAGTGCCGAGTAGTATTGCGGCTGAATTGGGGGTGTCAGAGATGGATGTAATCAGAGCTATGTCCTTCGAAGATGCCCAAGAAGTGTCGGCTGCCTGTTTTGACGAAATAATGACGGCCGTAGCAGACTGGGGAGTTGTCACCCTGCTTGTTGCCAACGAGGCGGCGATTCTTGAAGTGAAGGGACATATACCGCCTGGCAGTCATGGCTTTGGGTACTATAATTTTAAACATGGTCAATCGCCCATCGGGGGACATATCAAGGCGAGCGCCATCAAAAGCATTTTTTTTGTTAATCGGCCTTATCGGGGCCTTGAGTCCATGTCGATCCAGTTTTTCAACAGTGAAGGACAAGGGATATTCAAAATTTTTCTATCGCGGGATCAGAAACGCCGGATTATTCCGGAACAGCGGCAAAAATATGCTGAGTTAAGGGAAGTATTATTGGAACAAATGGATGAGACGATGCCGATTTCTGTGTAG
- a CDS encoding AraC family transcriptional regulator yields the protein MHGWKTERQGNKEIEEHWLFYNNRPYLMYSPPHNINCSPLPQQFGSGHVKQLLACPFAQIKDSELTFCDTVCGGANFSIPRIVLYFCLAGEFVLEEKELVVDTSNFAAFSATNLRRVMFPPNLRHRIVTVEIYPDKLRDFSGDCLSDAMRSFQAPNTAFSTHKLSPAMKTVLHQLIHCPYHDSVGKIYMEGKLLEFMAVYLNEIIYQKERMPSRCPNLSRQDVKSIYEAKQILDQNVVSPPTLAGLSKLICLNEFKLKNGFKQLFGQTVHAYVVNKKLELAKQLFEEKNINVGEAASYIGYSNASYFALAFRKKFGISPSEYLLQKE from the coding sequence ATGCATGGATGGAAGACGGAGAGACAAGGTAACAAAGAAATAGAAGAACACTGGTTGTTTTATAACAACAGGCCGTATTTGATGTATTCGCCCCCGCATAATATTAACTGTTCTCCCCTACCCCAACAATTTGGCAGCGGGCATGTGAAGCAACTGTTGGCCTGCCCTTTTGCCCAAATCAAAGACTCGGAACTTACGTTTTGCGATACTGTGTGCGGCGGCGCCAATTTTAGCATACCGCGTATCGTGCTATATTTTTGCCTGGCAGGGGAATTTGTTCTGGAGGAAAAAGAACTTGTTGTAGATACCTCTAATTTTGCCGCATTCAGTGCAACCAATCTAAGGCGTGTAATGTTCCCGCCCAATCTTCGGCATAGGATTGTCACTGTGGAAATCTATCCTGATAAGCTCAGGGATTTCAGCGGTGATTGTTTATCAGATGCAATGCGTAGTTTTCAAGCACCAAACACAGCTTTTTCCACACATAAACTGTCACCGGCTATGAAAACCGTTCTGCATCAACTGATCCATTGTCCATATCATGACTCGGTAGGAAAGATTTATATGGAAGGGAAGCTGCTTGAATTTATGGCAGTTTATCTAAATGAGATCATCTATCAAAAAGAAAGGATGCCAAGCCGTTGTCCAAACCTTTCCCGGCAGGATGTAAAAAGTATTTATGAAGCCAAGCAAATTTTAGATCAAAACGTTGTCTCGCCGCCAACCCTTGCCGGTTTGTCAAAACTGATTTGCCTGAATGAATTTAAATTGAAAAATGGTTTTAAGCAGTTATTCGGTCAAACCGTGCATGCTTATGTTGTAAACAAAAAGTTGGAACTGGCAAAGCAACTGTTTGAGGAAAAGAATATAAATGTGGGGGAAGCAGCTTCTTATATCGGCTATTCGAATGCCAGTTACTTCGCACTGGCATTTCGCAAAAAATTTGGCATTAGTCCGAGTGAATATCTATTGCAAAAGGAATAA
- a CDS encoding energy-coupling factor transporter transmembrane component T encodes MDGAIDFKASKPDPRVWMLLVVVVSLLTFLGGSRVELFILFAILAVIMAFQRMTVTTIYFLALYTALLAVNEFLWFIPIQPVSMLVAMIILLLCRLIPIYMAYIILLEKTPMNELIIALEQMRVPKTLIIPLAVVYRYIPTVRCEIMYVKDSLKMRGLNPSFAGMLLHPVTTVEKFMIPLLIRSGKLADELAAAALCKGLDAERRRTSCTGVRFDKQDAVCCVAGLAVAAAFIFLHYHKFFDRLVR; translated from the coding sequence GTGGATGGTGCTATTGACTTTAAGGCATCCAAGCCTGATCCCAGAGTGTGGATGCTGCTGGTTGTTGTCGTATCCTTATTGACCTTCCTGGGCGGGAGCCGCGTTGAACTTTTTATTTTATTTGCCATACTAGCCGTGATCATGGCTTTTCAAAGGATGACAGTAACGACTATTTACTTTTTGGCATTGTATACGGCATTACTGGCCGTCAATGAATTTCTTTGGTTTATCCCAATCCAACCGGTCAGCATGCTGGTGGCGATGATTATTTTACTGCTGTGCAGGCTCATTCCTATTTATATGGCCTACATAATTCTGTTGGAAAAGACGCCTATGAATGAATTGATTATAGCATTGGAGCAGATGCGTGTTCCTAAGACGCTGATTATTCCGTTAGCTGTGGTCTACCGTTATATCCCCACAGTGAGGTGCGAAATAATGTATGTCAAAGACAGCTTGAAAATGAGAGGACTGAATCCATCCTTTGCCGGGATGCTTTTACACCCGGTAACGACGGTCGAAAAATTTATGATTCCTTTGCTTATTCGCAGCGGCAAACTGGCGGATGAGCTGGCGGCAGCGGCTCTGTGCAAAGGGCTGGACGCAGAACGCCGAAGGACATCCTGCACCGGGGTCCGGTTTGATAAGCAGGACGCCGTCTGCTGTGTTGCAGGCCTGGCAGTTGCCGCGGCATTCATTTTTTTACACTATCATAAATTCTTTGACCGTTTGGTTAGGTAG